One Fusarium poae strain DAOMC 252244 chromosome 4, whole genome shotgun sequence DNA window includes the following coding sequences:
- a CDS encoding hypothetical protein (TransMembrane:7 (o194-214i266-283o303-322i329-347o400-418i452-471o491-514i)) encodes MPERKFQLISDYNISRKYHGINIPKQWQAWETAHLFRVKSIAEQPEIPARLISYGCNNGDPDALNCTTTCANATLMYSKPENLWNCMTLATLGMLVGPGNDTIDRESEKKMDEIFHFGTVEKFNTLNVFTKVRNCAWASCSDSTYGHCTGSLHDFKCSPIKPSNIEKFGRVMAKPYCQAASAGIDLDIAGQGIVTAYIIQLVLVLFLCLCFKLATSWIRTFGRVSTSLQKASSLRDTCHQIQTRITKTRFANAASSAMRDFQESQALFAATVSITAIITFDGGNKAGLANMLTLFSWMFNHRILQGLITAGMYPVLMAQLVMHRAGERRFYTLFFVVLSWIFMTVVTEFQDFNADAFEQHLKQVSAVEACGNMPGPMSFCQGIKEKKSYEFFATTLACRYVVHVIMSCLIIDYIFYFIKTRLSKDEVKYTQLGGAAPSFLSFTETRGARRGLGVFWAMIEILTVVMIFISLQEMVQLLDMHTAEGGISTWGFGQLVAVAIWFPVVIKFLCLNIVGPRKEVKQIDDKQNGTQVLELVSHPYDKTDHPVPGPAV; translated from the exons ATGCCCGAACGAAAGTTTCAACTGATTAGCGACTACAATATATCGCGAAAGTATCACGGTATCAACATCCCAAAACAATGGCAGGCATGGGAAACAGCGCACTTGTTCCGCGTCAAATCTATCGCTGAACAGCCTGAAATACCCGCACGACTTATTTCTTACGGCTGTAACAATGGCGATCCGGATGCTTTGAACTGCACCACGACTTGTGCCAACGCGACGCTCATGTACAGTAAACCAGAGAACCTGTGGAATTGCATGACCCTTGCGACACTCGGTATGTTGGTTGGACCTGGAAACGATACGATTGATCGAGAGAGCGAGAAAAAGATGGATGAGATATTCCACTTTGGCACTGTGGAAAAGTTCAACACTCTGAATGTCTTCACAAAAGTGAGAAACTGTGCTTGGGCGTCGTGTTCTGATTCGACCTATGGACATTGCACAGGAAGTCTACACGATTTCAAGTGTTCCCCAATAAAGCCTAGCAATATTGAAAAGTTTGGAAGAGTCATGGCCAAGCCTTATTGTCAAGCCGCCAGTGCGGGTATTGATCTTGATATTGCAGGCCAAGGA ATTGTGACGGCGTATATCATCCAACTCGTACTCGTCTTATTTCTCTGTCTTTGCTTCAAACTCGCGACATCATGGATCCGGACGTTCGGTCGAGTAAGCACCTCATTGCAAAAGGCTTCTTCACTACGCGATACATGCCACCAGATACAAACAAGAATAACGAAAACTCGATTCGCCAACGCTGCATCTTCCGCTATGCGCGACTTTCAAGAGTCCCAAGCTCTTTTCGCTGCCACCGTTTCCATCACAGCCATCATCACCTTTGACGGCGGTAACAAAGCTGGTTTGGCAAACATGCTTACTCTCTTTTCCTGGATGTTCAACCATCGTATCCTTCAGGGACTCATCACAGCTGGTATGTATCCCGTGCTCATGGCGCAGTTGGTCATGCATCGAGCTGGAGAGCGCCGCTTCTATACCCTGTTTTTCGTTGTCCTATCGTGGATATTCATGACTGTTGTCACCGAGTTTCAGGATTTCAACGCCGACGCATTTGAGCAGCACCTTAAGCAAGTTTCTGCGGTGGAAGCATGTGGGAATATGCCTGGGCCGATGAGCTTCTGTCAGGGtatcaaggagaagaagagctaCGAGTTCTTTGCGACCACTTTGGCCTGTCGATATGTTGTTCATGTCATCATGTCTTGCCTCATCATCGACTACATCTTCTACTTTATCAAGACACGTTTGTCTAAAGACGAAGTCAAGTACACGCAACTTGGAGGAGCTGCACCGTCATTCCTTTCTTTCACAGAGACAAGAGGCGCCAGGCGTGGGTTGGGTGTTTTCTGGGCAATGATCGAAATCCTCACTGTAGTCATGATTTTCATCAGCCTACAAGAAATGGTGCAGCTACTTGATATGCACACAGCAGAGGGTGGCATTTCCACATGGGGCTTTGGTCAGCTTGTTGCTGTGGCTATTTGGTTTCCTGTCGTTATCAAGTTTCTCTGCTTGAATATTG TTGGACCAAGAAAAGAAGTAAAACAGATTGATGACAAACAAAATGGGACACAAGTTTTGGAGCTGGTCAGTCATCCGTACGATAAGACAGACCACCCAGTCCCGGGACCTGCAGTGTAG